CCACATTCCGCGCTTCGTTGAAACCCAGTCTGTGATGGAATAAAGCATTTTCTTCATTAATATGGCCTCCTATGTTCGATGCTAAAATCTAATTGAACATCAGCACAGTTCCGGAAAGTATTATTCGGAACAAGCACTGAACAATGAACATCATAAACTACGAAAATAAACACAACCTCAACTTTCAGTTACATTTCGCAAGAGGAATTTAACAAGCAAACAGAGAATGGATAGTAAGGCATGTCATACAGGAGGCAATTCATGAATTTCTTTGATAAATTAAAATGCAAGAAATTACAAATCAGCAAGACAGAAGGTTTCGGTTATGATGTAAGACAAAAGTGGGAGGCTGCATTTGCTTCACATTTAAGTCCTAAGGAAAAAGAGAGATATTTCTTCATGATAAAGGCGGAGCAAGCGGGTTTCTGTGGCATTTGTTCAGCTATGAAAAAAGAAAATGCGCAAAGGAAGAACAGGCGGAATTGGCATTCGACAAACAATACAAAGATACATGCCTGATTTTCTTTCAGCATTCAGATGAGGTGTGGAAGGTAAAGGATTCTTCAGATATGAGGGCGGCAGATCTATTGATGACTGATGGTGAGTATGCGGATTTATATATTGTCGATCGTGACTTTAACTGGACCTTTGTTGTCACACATGAGCAAGGATGGATTGGGCCATTTTTTTGCAGGAAGGGGGAATAGAATTTGCTCATAAGAAAATTAGTTTCCGCAGTAGGGGCAACAATGATGATGGTGATTCTGTTCTCAATCCTTGATCAATCAGGGGTAGGGTTATTCTTCGGTCTGTACATCCTTCCGATTACCTTTATTTACGGAATTCCATCTTCCATTCTATCTGATTTCCTCACGCGGAGAAGCAATGGAGCAATTAGGATCGTTTCAGGAGCTTTACTTCATATTTTTCTCGGAGCGCTGTTCGTTGCCTTACCGACCTTCATTTTCGATGCAGAAAGCGGAAACTGGATAAATAGTGTATGGAACAACAGCTTTTTCTTTTTTACCGCTGTGGGTTCAGCTCTTTTCTTCTGGTTCTTTGATGAAGCAATCAAAAGTGAATGGTTTGGTCATTTAAGAGGAAAATGCTTTTGGTTCCTGAAAAGGATTGGAAATATGAGAGTTTAGCCAGGAGGCGACTCAATAAAAGAATCAGGAGGAGAGGATTATGCAAGAACAATATCAAAGTGGGTTCGAATTGGAAGTAAATGCACCATGTTCATTAAATTACTTAATCCTGATTCAAAACATTTATTTGAACAGTAAAAATAAAGATATCGAAAAACCTTTGTTTCCCTATGTCGATGGTTCAGCTTGGGGGTTACTTGAGGAAGGATTTGAAGAGACATTTGCTGAAGTTTGGAGAGAGGCAGTCGATAAAAATTCTAAAAATTATATGTATGACCACAATGGAGTACTTCAGTTAGATAAAGAACTCTATCAAAAGCTGTTTCAGGACAATGAATCAGGTTACTCAGAAAGTGTAAAGTTCTTCTTGGCCTGGTGGAACGGGTTTCATGGAAAGATCGCCATTGAG
This portion of the Mesobacillus sp. S13 genome encodes:
- a CDS encoding group-specific protein — translated: MQEQYQSGFELEVNAPCSLNYLILIQNIYLNSKNKDIEKPLFPYVDGSAWGLLEEGFEETFAEVWREAVDKNSKNYMYDHNGVLQLDKELYQKLFQDNESGYSESVKFFLAWWNGFHGKIAIEAVFDHDKMEKVYKELAASVKIDKRLRIHLLYDKTVLAVRSERPWYAVVAIEEIFIHKKRPKLISELLKSCVDL